The proteins below come from a single Geobacillus thermoleovorans genomic window:
- a CDS encoding Ger(x)C family spore germination protein, translating to MRKRLFPIIASVILLSGCWDTRNIDHIVYMHAIGVDYKDGQVVAYVQLVGFTALAKVEAGGGKEKAAVSIGKAAGETFNIATDKIYPSIQQRVSWGHVKSIVFTKRALQKGIVADVIDVLNRYNEIRHTAWVYATDEPLSELFEATPLLNASSYYSLLSNPEEIFQQSSFIRPIRLSRLIVDMDEKADTARLPYLTLDRRRWIENKKPKPMLAVSGVCFVHHYSLQQCVRRSDLEGLRWLEHDIRRTPIYVKQKGKTVASLVVREPKTKWSVKVKDGEPAFDVQVQAQGAIIELRKPLSRKQLTKLAEQTVKQEIRRLYELGKKQQIDILNLSEQLYRQRPDIWKQHQSNGLIPLGNNTLSVSVKLAIGASGKEKLNYRAGD from the coding sequence ATGAGGAAGCGGCTCTTTCCCATCATCGCTTCCGTCATCTTGCTCAGCGGCTGTTGGGATACGCGCAACATCGATCATATTGTGTATATGCATGCCATTGGGGTGGATTATAAAGATGGTCAAGTGGTCGCCTACGTTCAGCTGGTTGGTTTCACCGCCCTCGCCAAAGTCGAGGCCGGAGGCGGCAAAGAGAAAGCGGCCGTTTCCATCGGCAAAGCCGCTGGCGAAACGTTTAATATCGCGACCGACAAAATCTATCCTTCCATTCAACAAAGGGTGTCATGGGGCCATGTAAAAAGCATTGTCTTTACGAAACGGGCCTTGCAAAAAGGCATCGTGGCCGATGTGATCGACGTGCTGAACCGTTACAACGAAATTCGCCATACAGCATGGGTGTACGCCACCGATGAGCCGCTGTCCGAGCTGTTTGAAGCGACGCCGCTGTTAAACGCTTCCTCGTATTATTCGCTGTTGTCCAATCCGGAAGAAATCTTTCAACAAAGTTCGTTTATCCGCCCGATCCGGCTCAGCCGGCTGATTGTCGATATGGATGAAAAAGCCGATACAGCAAGGCTTCCTTATTTAACGCTCGACCGCCGGCGCTGGATCGAAAATAAAAAGCCGAAACCGATGCTCGCTGTTTCCGGCGTGTGTTTTGTCCACCATTACAGCCTGCAGCAATGTGTCCGCCGTTCCGATCTAGAGGGACTTCGCTGGCTCGAACACGACATTCGCCGCACCCCGATTTATGTCAAACAAAAAGGGAAAACGGTCGCCTCTCTTGTCGTCCGGGAACCGAAAACGAAATGGTCGGTCAAAGTGAAGGATGGAGAGCCCGCTTTTGATGTCCAAGTGCAGGCGCAAGGCGCCATCATCGAACTGCGCAAACCGCTCTCGCGAAAACAACTGACCAAACTGGCGGAACAAACGGTGAAGCAGGAGATCCGCCGCTTGTATGAACTTGGCAAGAAGCAGCAGATCGATATATTGAATCTGTCGGAGCAGCTGTATCGCCAGCGTCCGGATATTTGGAAACAACATCAGTCCAATGGCCTCATCCCGCTCGGCAACAACACGCTGTCCGTGAGCGTCAAGCTCGCGATCGGGGCATCCGGAAAAGAAAAGTTGAATTACCGGGCCGGTGATTGA
- a CDS encoding spore germination protein, giving the protein MKRPMRAAEGKRLKDDYTGLETVIISEEALRTMYAKCPDVIMTEAAIPSSLPDGSAAVVHLLFIYCEELCDTQMLQKAIYPMFRELCEHHPCFSAADIEARKPAALEYMGKEVRIDDLNFKLFSGDLLIYFHEADVLYTMPLASPPNRDPEEPNTEVSIRGPKDGFIEEISKNVALIRKRLRSHRLVYEPFVIGTRSQTKVGLLYVDDIANTTIIDEVRSRLLSLYIDSVTSTNQIEEWLSDTRFSLFPMFGYTGRPDFAVNSLLNGRFIILVDGAPTALIGPGNLTFLLNTSEDNNTFFLFVVFQRLLRLVGTSVAIYLPGAWVALTSFHPDQLPFTLLATLILSRQGVPLPVPLEMFVMMILFEVFKEAGMRLPIAIGQTLSVVGGLIIGQAAINAGLAAPATLVIAAISVISTFTLVNQNMAGSVTLLRFIVLTASTVLGLFGFILSLFFILTYAVNLRTCGVPYLTPLAPPSKDIGKVFIPSTWKQFRTRDRIVRPNDLIAKEREQK; this is encoded by the coding sequence ATGAAACGACCCATGCGCGCCGCCGAAGGCAAGCGGTTGAAAGACGATTACACAGGGCTCGAGACCGTCATCATCTCCGAAGAGGCGTTGCGCACGATGTACGCCAAATGCCCTGACGTCATCATGACGGAAGCCGCGATTCCATCCTCTTTGCCTGACGGCTCGGCGGCTGTGGTGCACTTGCTGTTTATTTATTGTGAAGAACTGTGCGATACGCAAATGCTGCAAAAGGCCATTTATCCGATGTTCCGCGAGCTGTGCGAACACCATCCATGCTTTTCGGCCGCCGACATCGAGGCCCGCAAACCGGCGGCGCTTGAGTATATGGGAAAAGAAGTGCGGATCGATGATCTCAACTTCAAGCTGTTTAGCGGTGATTTGCTCATTTATTTTCACGAAGCCGATGTCTTGTACACGATGCCGCTCGCCAGCCCGCCCAACCGCGATCCGGAAGAGCCGAACACGGAAGTATCGATCCGTGGACCCAAAGATGGATTTATTGAAGAAATCAGCAAAAACGTGGCGCTCATCCGCAAGCGGCTGCGCTCGCACCGGCTCGTCTATGAACCGTTTGTCATCGGCACGCGCAGCCAGACAAAAGTCGGGCTCCTTTATGTCGATGATATTGCCAACACGACCATCATCGATGAGGTGAGAAGCCGTCTGCTCAGTTTGTACATCGACTCGGTGACAAGCACCAATCAAATTGAGGAGTGGTTGTCTGACACCCGGTTTTCTTTGTTCCCGATGTTCGGTTATACCGGGCGGCCCGATTTTGCCGTCAATTCGCTCCTCAACGGCCGTTTTATCATCTTGGTCGACGGGGCGCCGACCGCCTTGATCGGCCCGGGCAATTTAACGTTTTTGCTGAACACGTCGGAAGATAACAACACGTTTTTCTTGTTTGTCGTATTTCAGCGCCTGCTTCGGCTCGTCGGCACTTCGGTCGCCATTTATTTGCCGGGCGCCTGGGTCGCCTTGACCTCCTTCCATCCGGACCAGCTTCCGTTCACCTTGCTGGCGACGCTCATTTTGTCGCGCCAAGGAGTGCCGCTTCCGGTGCCGCTGGAGATGTTTGTGATGATGATTTTGTTTGAGGTGTTTAAGGAAGCCGGGATGCGTCTGCCAATCGCCATCGGGCAGACGCTGTCCGTCGTCGGCGGCTTAATCATCGGCCAGGCGGCGATCAACGCGGGGCTTGCCGCCCCGGCCACACTCGTCATCGCCGCCATTTCCGTCATCTCGACATTCACGCTCGTCAACCAAAACATGGCCGGCAGCGTCACCTTGCTGCGCTTTATTGTCCTGACGGCCTCCACCGTTCTTGGCCTGTTTGGCTTCATTCTGTCGCTGTTTTTCATCTTGACTTATGCGGTCAACTTGCGCACCTGCGGCGTTCCGTACTTGACGCCGCTGGCGCCGCCCTCAAAAGATATCGGGAAAGTATTTATCCCGAGCACATGGAAACAGTTCCGCACGCGCGACCGCATTGTGCGCCCAAATGATCTCATTGCGAAAGAGAGGGAACAAAAATGA
- a CDS encoding GerAB/ArcD/ProY family transporter produces MNGQPLSVLQLLFMVMLSVGLMNHVIIIPFMLEAAHRDAWIAALGALGGLLLWLPLLYFTIRQLNGERLFDWLKARFSSAAAYAMAGVSSAFLLLHSFVTLNDTVTFTTTSYLTATPRWALILVIVAVCFYNSYQGIDSIANTSMIICPFVIVFGFFVMLSTTPHKDYSLLRPTLEHGVGPVLNGMMYAGAGYVEVIVLLFLSHRLPRPFSWKALAAIAVFTAGLSIGPTIGAITEFGPEQATRLRYPAFEQWRMVSLGTYIEHVDFLSVYQWLSGAFIRISLSTALIVELFPIRHPQTRRWVLIVLYLAITLAALAPVSDEQFLHFVKHGVLPASLLFSLALSVVLSGFALLAYRKKKRGMT; encoded by the coding sequence ATGAACGGACAGCCGCTTAGCGTCCTGCAACTATTATTCATGGTCATGCTGTCGGTCGGGCTGATGAATCATGTCATCATCATCCCCTTTATGCTTGAGGCCGCCCACCGCGATGCGTGGATCGCCGCCTTGGGAGCGTTGGGAGGTTTGCTCCTCTGGCTGCCGCTGCTTTATTTCACCATCCGACAACTGAACGGCGAGCGGCTGTTTGACTGGCTCAAGGCCCGGTTTTCGAGCGCGGCTGCTTATGCGATGGCCGGTGTCAGCAGCGCATTCTTGCTTCTTCATAGTTTTGTCACGTTAAACGATACGGTCACGTTTACCACCACCTCTTATTTGACGGCGACGCCGAGATGGGCGCTGATTTTGGTCATCGTGGCCGTTTGTTTTTATAACTCGTACCAAGGCATCGACTCGATTGCCAACACTTCCATGATCATTTGCCCGTTCGTCATCGTGTTTGGTTTTTTCGTTATGCTCTCGACCACGCCTCATAAAGATTATTCACTGCTCAGACCAACGCTTGAACATGGTGTTGGACCTGTGCTCAACGGCATGATGTACGCCGGAGCGGGATATGTGGAAGTGATCGTTCTATTGTTTCTCTCCCATCGCCTGCCTCGCCCATTTTCATGGAAGGCGCTTGCCGCCATCGCTGTTTTCACAGCCGGGCTGAGCATCGGGCCGACGATTGGCGCCATCACCGAATTTGGCCCCGAGCAGGCGACGCGCCTTCGCTATCCGGCGTTTGAGCAATGGCGGATGGTCAGTTTAGGGACGTACATTGAGCATGTGGACTTTCTGTCGGTCTATCAATGGCTGTCCGGCGCCTTTATCCGCATCTCCTTATCGACAGCGCTGATTGTGGAATTGTTTCCGATCCGCCATCCGCAAACCCGCCGTTGGGTGCTCATTGTCCTCTACTTGGCGATCACATTGGCGGCGCTGGCGCCGGTCAGCGATGAACAGTTTTTGCATTTTGTCAAACATGGGGTGCTGCCGGCATCGCTGCTGTTTAGTCTTGCGCTGTCCGTTGTGTTAAGTGGTTTCGCTTTGTTGGCATACCGAAAAAAGAAAAGAGGGATGACATGA
- a CDS encoding YetF domain-containing protein, whose translation MASFDDRREDFRLPPHPVYVPVTLIRDGQLLADELAELGKTEQWLAAKLQKQGIASPKDVLIAEWLEGDGLFVQTYQPAERQRSTRRPTASE comes from the coding sequence ATGGCTTCATTTGACGATCGGCGTGAAGATTTCCGTCTGCCACCCCACCCGGTGTATGTCCCGGTGACGCTGATCCGGGATGGCCAGCTGTTGGCAGACGAATTAGCGGAGCTTGGGAAAACGGAGCAATGGCTGGCCGCCAAACTGCAAAAACAAGGAATTGCCTCGCCAAAAGACGTGTTGATCGCCGAGTGGCTCGAAGGAGATGGGCTGTTTGTTCAGACGTATCAGCCCGCCGAGCGGCAACGGTCAACGCGGCGGCCGACGGCGTCGGAATGA
- a CDS encoding GntR family transcriptional regulator, with protein MFELDIRSRQPIYEQLIDKMKEMIVRELWQPHDQLPSVRTMAKQLMVNPNTIQKAYRELERDGWIYSIPGKGSFVAPRSKEPNIEAIAAVREQLVRLVKEARFLGVTNEQLWQWVREGEKEGENRDSTCGRDENV; from the coding sequence ATGTTTGAGCTTGATATCCGCAGTCGCCAGCCGATTTACGAACAACTGATTGACAAAATGAAAGAAATGATCGTCCGCGAACTATGGCAGCCGCACGATCAGCTGCCATCGGTCAGGACGATGGCGAAACAGCTGATGGTGAATCCGAACACGATTCAAAAAGCGTACCGCGAACTGGAACGCGACGGCTGGATTTATTCGATTCCAGGGAAAGGCAGCTTCGTTGCCCCGCGCTCGAAAGAACCAAACATCGAGGCGATCGCTGCGGTCCGTGAGCAGCTTGTCCGCCTTGTCAAGGAAGCACGGTTTTTAGGGGTGACAAATGAGCAGTTATGGCAATGGGTTCGAGAAGGAGAGAAAGAGGGGGAGAATCGTGATTCAACTTGTGGACGTGACGAAAATGTTTGA
- a CDS encoding ABC transporter ATP-binding protein has product MIQLVDVTKMFDRFAAVKGANMMVPKGSIYGLLGPNGAGKTTLLKMMAGILRQDRGTITVDGEDVWENVRVKQRLLFLPDFVYFFPHATIRQMADFYEQLYPSFSRGRFTELRSAFSLDVDQKIQQFSKGMQRQAAFWLAFSVQPDVLIMDEPLDGLDAFVRRHVKQLLIEEVAEREMTVVISSHNLRELEDLCDIVGLMAQGTVRMERDLNELRAGMHKIQVAFRGGFPSELAERLDIVHREERGSIVLLVVRGEKRSIEETVSSFAPLILDVLPLSLEEIFVYEMGDVVDVRETVVG; this is encoded by the coding sequence GTGATTCAACTTGTGGACGTGACGAAAATGTTTGATCGATTTGCCGCTGTCAAGGGCGCGAACATGATGGTGCCAAAAGGATCGATTTACGGGCTGCTCGGCCCGAACGGCGCCGGGAAAACGACGCTGCTAAAGATGATGGCCGGCATTCTCCGCCAAGATCGCGGAACGATTACAGTGGACGGGGAGGATGTGTGGGAAAATGTCCGGGTGAAGCAACGCCTTTTGTTTTTGCCGGACTTTGTCTACTTTTTTCCGCACGCGACGATTCGGCAAATGGCGGATTTTTACGAGCAACTGTACCCGTCGTTCAGCCGCGGGCGGTTTACAGAATTGCGGTCCGCTTTTTCGCTTGATGTTGATCAAAAAATTCAGCAGTTTTCCAAAGGCATGCAGCGCCAAGCGGCGTTTTGGCTCGCCTTTTCCGTCCAGCCGGATGTGCTCATTATGGATGAGCCGCTTGATGGGCTCGATGCATTCGTCCGCCGTCATGTGAAGCAGCTGCTCATAGAAGAAGTGGCCGAACGGGAGATGACGGTCGTCATTTCGTCGCACAATTTGCGCGAGCTCGAAGATTTATGCGACATCGTCGGATTGATGGCGCAAGGGACCGTACGGATGGAGCGCGATTTAAACGAGCTGCGCGCCGGGATGCATAAAATTCAAGTCGCGTTTCGCGGCGGATTTCCGAGCGAGTTGGCCGAACGCCTTGACATCGTGCATCGCGAGGAGCGCGGCAGCATCGTTCTTCTTGTCGTCCGCGGCGAGAAACGATCCATCGAAGAGACGGTGAGTTCGTTTGCTCCGCTCATTCTTGACGTCTTGCCGTTGTCGTTGGAAGAAATTTTTGTGTATGAAATGGGGGATGTTGTCGATGTCCGCGAAACGGTTGTCGGCTAA
- a CDS encoding ABC transporter permease produces MSAKRLSANRAMWTQNVRQIGWIAIIHLLLWLAAIVLPIGLSYSQYDPKVGNVPQWKNVYYISNGFETLIAWLVPILAAAGVLRYMHEKRSADFIHSLPIRRTELLVGQVLFGWMLLIVPLAVTALAAIGCLYGLDLPWPIGAADVGRWFGETLVMETVIFAFSIVMGVLVGQSVLHIVLTNIFLVFPAGIMVLMFSNLSLLLYGFPDMYYLSSELEQWVMPIRYAMLTDQAMSAGEIGMLLLLSLLFFSLSIWLYERRPTEAAGQALAFSVLRPLFVYGVAFCSWLVGGFYFGNVESKWNWTIFGYISFSLIGYAIAQMVIAKTWRVFHRWKGYIAFAGAMGVICLLVHFDPLGYEQRVPALADIKQVYFGQSAMNFEHPEMIGRSFEEVDQFLRSQENIKAVRAFHEQLVHDQPSPPRFANIRTVVIGYVLKDGTRLLRRYVVPIEPYMPYFQRIMGSKEYKQQYYLLLRPGGYAPIRQVTIRNVETGRAEVVLAEPKEIESFVQALKQDLWNEPVEDIIGGGSTWQGNIELLQSDGDSFTVPLSSHSTHVREWLQQQHHWEQIQKR; encoded by the coding sequence ATGTCCGCGAAACGGTTGTCGGCTAACCGCGCCATGTGGACGCAAAATGTTCGCCAAATCGGCTGGATTGCCATCATTCATCTGCTGTTATGGCTGGCGGCGATCGTATTGCCGATTGGGCTTTCGTACTCGCAATATGATCCAAAAGTCGGAAATGTGCCGCAATGGAAGAACGTATACTATATATCCAACGGGTTCGAGACGTTGATTGCTTGGCTTGTCCCGATCTTGGCGGCGGCCGGTGTGCTTCGCTACATGCACGAGAAACGGTCGGCTGATTTCATCCATAGCTTGCCAATCCGCCGCACCGAACTGCTTGTGGGGCAAGTGCTATTTGGCTGGATGCTTTTAATTGTGCCGCTTGCCGTGACCGCGTTGGCCGCCATTGGATGCCTGTATGGGCTCGATCTCCCGTGGCCGATTGGGGCGGCGGATGTAGGGCGCTGGTTCGGTGAGACGCTGGTGATGGAAACGGTTATTTTTGCTTTTAGCATCGTTATGGGGGTGCTTGTCGGCCAATCGGTGCTTCATATTGTGTTGACAAACATTTTTCTCGTTTTTCCGGCCGGCATCATGGTCCTTATGTTTAGCAACTTGTCGCTATTATTATACGGATTTCCGGATATGTACTATTTATCAAGCGAACTGGAACAGTGGGTGATGCCGATTCGTTATGCGATGCTGACGGATCAAGCGATGAGTGCGGGAGAAATCGGGATGTTGCTGCTGTTGTCGCTTCTATTTTTCAGTTTGTCCATTTGGCTGTACGAGCGGCGGCCGACGGAAGCGGCCGGGCAGGCGCTCGCCTTTTCAGTGCTTCGCCCGCTGTTTGTGTATGGAGTGGCATTTTGTTCTTGGCTTGTTGGCGGTTTCTATTTCGGAAACGTAGAAAGCAAGTGGAACTGGACGATATTCGGCTATATCAGCTTTTCCTTGATCGGGTATGCCATTGCCCAGATGGTGATTGCGAAAACGTGGCGTGTCTTTCACCGTTGGAAAGGATATATCGCGTTTGCGGGAGCGATGGGGGTCATCTGCCTGCTTGTTCATTTCGATCCCCTCGGTTATGAACAGCGCGTGCCGGCGCTGGCGGACATCAAACAAGTATATTTCGGCCAATCGGCCATGAATTTTGAACATCCTGAAATGATAGGCCGCTCATTTGAAGAGGTTGACCAGTTTTTGCGCAGCCAAGAAAACATCAAGGCAGTAAGGGCGTTCCATGAGCAGCTTGTGCACGATCAGCCGTCGCCGCCTCGGTTTGCCAACATCCGGACAGTTGTGATCGGCTATGTGCTAAAAGACGGCACGCGCCTCCTCCGCCGCTACGTAGTGCCGATTGAACCGTACATGCCGTATTTTCAGCGCATCATGGGCTCAAAAGAATATAAGCAGCAATATTATTTGTTGCTTCGCCCAGGAGGCTATGCGCCGATCCGTCAGGTGACGATCCGAAATGTGGAAACCGGGCGGGCAGAGGTTGTGCTTGCCGAGCCGAAGGAGATTGAGTCGTTTGTCCAGGCGCTCAAACAAGATTTGTGGAATGAGCCGGTGGAGGACATCATCGGCGGGGGGAGCACATGGCAGGGGAATATTGAATTGCTGCAAAGCGACGGCGATTCGTTTACCGTTCCCTTGTCTTCACACAGCACCCATGTTCGCGAGTGGTTGCAACAACAGCATCATTGGGAGCAAATACAGAAAAGGTAA